In Bartonella machadoae, a single genomic region encodes these proteins:
- a CDS encoding type II toxin-antitoxin system HicB family antitoxin: protein MEYTYQAKLESDPDGGFVVTFPDVPEAITAGENRAEALENAVEALGLALRSYPMRGLPLPTPQKYKGLVAVTVDAWNALKLAVVEAFNNANITKTELANRLGKKETEARRILDLNYPTKLQTLEQALAVLGKQVVIIIKDAA, encoded by the coding sequence ATGGAATATACCTATCAAGCAAAGCTGGAATCTGATCCAGATGGTGGTTTTGTCGTAACTTTTCCAGATGTACCTGAAGCAATAACAGCTGGAGAAAATCGAGCAGAGGCGTTAGAAAATGCTGTTGAAGCGTTGGGACTAGCGTTACGTAGCTATCCTATGCGTGGTTTACCTTTACCTACACCACAGAAGTATAAGGGTCTTGTAGCGGTAACGGTAGACGCATGGAATGCTCTCAAACTAGCAGTAGTAGAAGCCTTTAATAATGCTAATATCACAAAAACAGAATTAGCTAATCGTCTTGGCAAGAAAGAAACAGAAGCGCGTCGCATTCTTGATCTAAACTATCCAACTAAACTTCAAACATTGGAGCAAGCACTAGCAGTGCTAGGTAAGCAAGTTGTGATTATAATCAAAGATGCAGCTTAA
- a CDS encoding helix-turn-helix transcriptional regulator has translation MDTEGKFKVKSIRKCLSLTQKELADILGVKQASVCRWEQGKGLSLKSYLKLQQLKDSSVSSSAFIAAPLSDNKHQQHHSHS, from the coding sequence ATGGACACAGAGGGAAAATTTAAGGTTAAATCTATCCGAAAGTGTTTATCGCTAACACAAAAGGAATTAGCAGATATTTTAGGTGTTAAGCAAGCTTCTGTTTGTCGTTGGGAACAAGGCAAAGGACTATCTTTAAAGAGTTATTTAAAATTGCAACAATTGAAAGACAGCTCTGTTTCTAGTTCTGCTTTTATTGCTGCTCCTTTATCTGACAACAAACACCAACAGCACCATTCACACTCTTAA
- a CDS encoding crossover junction endodeoxyribonuclease RuvC has protein sequence MITNTPTILCLDLGTKTGWAICGADGHIFSGTVNFQSRRFEGGGMRYLRFKQWLTEMKATAGSIDAVYFEEVRRHVGTDAAHVYGGLLATLAAWCEYHQIAYEGIPVGTIKKATTGKGNASKEEIIQAICAKGHKPKDDNEADALAILYLMKEGDAHV, from the coding sequence ATGATCACTAACACACCAACCATTCTTTGTCTTGATCTAGGTACCAAAACGGGCTGGGCAATATGCGGTGCAGATGGTCACATCTTTAGTGGAACGGTCAATTTTCAATCACGCCGTTTTGAAGGCGGGGGTATGCGTTATTTGCGCTTTAAGCAATGGCTTACAGAAATGAAAGCAACAGCGGGTAGTATTGATGCCGTGTATTTTGAAGAGGTGCGCCGTCATGTTGGTACTGATGCGGCGCATGTTTACGGTGGCTTGTTAGCAACATTAGCAGCTTGGTGTGAATATCATCAGATAGCTTATGAAGGCATCCCTGTTGGTACCATAAAGAAGGCAACGACAGGAAAAGGAAATGCCTCAAAAGAAGAGATAATACAGGCGATATGTGCAAAGGGACACAAGCCTAAGGATGATAATGAAGCGGATGCTTTAGCAATTTTATATTTAATGAAAGAAGGGGATGCGCATGTCTAG
- a CDS encoding DsbA family protein yields MTHHPQHSKATIIAKFSATIMLSILISSSFLSNAISHGKTENDLSLENFKTQLLEDPTFLSKLKEKLIPLVDDHDIQKIVREYLLTNPEIMIEMQLILQEKLENKNKQKTQTQASIINLFKKEIFQSPHDAVVGNPNGKRVLIDFFDYNCGYCKMSYSYIENLIKKYPDLRVVVKDLPILGPDSMAAHSVAYAFRQLLPEKYPQFHKALLTNKSRANEAKAIKIAISLGADEKELRNALTDSKLQNSFKKNMQIASALNITGTPSYIIGDKVLIGAVSQDILKESIEHIK; encoded by the coding sequence ATGACCCATCATCCTCAACACTCAAAAGCAACAATCATTGCAAAATTTTCAGCAACAATTATGTTGAGTATTCTGATCTCTTCATCCTTTTTATCAAACGCAATATCACACGGGAAAACAGAAAATGACCTTAGCTTAGAAAATTTTAAAACACAGCTTTTAGAAGATCCTACTTTTTTGTCTAAGCTTAAAGAAAAACTTATCCCTCTTGTTGATGATCACGATATTCAAAAAATCGTAAGAGAATATTTACTTACTAATCCAGAAATCATGATTGAAATGCAACTTATCCTCCAAGAAAAGTTGGAAAATAAAAACAAACAAAAAACTCAAACACAAGCTTCAATCATTAATTTGTTTAAAAAGGAAATTTTTCAATCTCCTCACGATGCTGTTGTGGGGAATCCAAATGGTAAAAGAGTGCTGATTGATTTTTTTGATTACAATTGTGGATATTGTAAAATGTCCTATTCATACATAGAAAATTTAATAAAAAAGTACCCAGATCTGCGGGTTGTTGTCAAAGATTTACCAATTCTTGGTCCTGATTCTATGGCAGCACATAGTGTTGCCTATGCTTTTCGCCAACTACTTCCAGAAAAATATCCTCAGTTTCATAAAGCCCTTTTAACCAATAAAAGTCGTGCCAATGAAGCTAAAGCTATAAAAATAGCCATTTCATTAGGAGCCGATGAAAAAGAACTACGCAATGCATTAACAGATTCTAAACTTCAAAATTCCTTTAAAAAAAACATGCAAATTGCCTCTGCTCTGAATATTACAGGAACGCCTTCTTATATTATTGGTGATAAAGTGCTCATCGGAGCTGTAAGCCAAGATATTCTAAAAGAATCCATAGAACATATAAAATAA
- a CDS encoding S24 family peptidase, translating into MTKNIIATLQVLQSEFGLNQKDLADRLNVTQATVSRWLRSESDPRGSHRDAILELYKSLKGYNQVTTLVPVMGYVGAGLEIDTDVEQIPEDGLETIEIPFDLPFETIGFMVRGDSMYPVYKDGDLIVVKHLQTKPVSDYYGDEVVVLTEDNRRFIKQITRSSEGIVLKSWNALPIKNVKIKWVGEIVAILPRKSYRPLMK; encoded by the coding sequence ATGACGAAAAATATCATTGCGACATTGCAAGTATTGCAATCTGAGTTTGGTCTTAATCAGAAAGATCTTGCTGATAGACTAAATGTAACCCAAGCAACCGTATCAAGATGGTTAAGAAGCGAATCTGATCCCAGAGGTTCACACAGAGACGCAATTTTAGAACTTTATAAGAGCTTAAAGGGTTATAATCAAGTTACTACACTTGTTCCTGTTATGGGGTATGTAGGAGCGGGATTAGAGATTGACACTGATGTTGAGCAAATCCCAGAAGATGGGCTTGAAACAATCGAAATACCATTTGATTTGCCTTTTGAAACAATAGGATTCATGGTTCGTGGAGATTCTATGTATCCTGTGTATAAAGATGGTGATTTAATCGTAGTTAAACATTTGCAAACAAAACCAGTGAGCGATTATTACGGTGATGAAGTTGTTGTGCTAACAGAAGATAATAGACGATTTATCAAACAAATTACCCGTTCTTCAGAGGGCATTGTACTTAAATCATGGAATGCGCTACCTATTAAAAATGTTAAGATAAAATGGGTTGGAGAAATAGTTGCAATACTACCTCGCAAATCCTATCGTCCACTTATGAAATAA
- the dusA gene encoding tRNA dihydrouridine(20/20a) synthase DusA: MIFYNSPSSVKFAVAPMLDWTDRHCRFFYRLLTKKTLLYTEMMVADAVIHGVRKQLLAFNDKEHPIALQLGGADPKKLAEAARIAEEFGYDEINLNVGCPSNRVQAGMFGACLMLHPDIVASAVEAIKTAVSVPVTIKCRIGVDEQNEEFALDLLANQVWNAGCDALWVHARKAWLQGLSPKENRNIPPLNYERVYKLKHKYSHKFIGINGGIKSIDEIKEHLTVCDAAMVGRQVYHDPTLLKYIDFEIYGVPQSDLSDSDLIEVMCDYANQHIASGGRLSHITRHMIGLFHGRDGARRWRQILSNDATKTDADVRVLKKAFAALA; this comes from the coding sequence ATGATATTTTATAATTCTCCATCATCAGTAAAATTTGCAGTAGCACCAATGTTAGATTGGACAGATCGGCATTGCAGATTTTTTTATCGCCTTTTAACAAAAAAAACGCTCCTTTATACCGAAATGATGGTAGCCGATGCAGTAATCCATGGTGTTCGTAAACAATTGTTAGCTTTTAACGATAAAGAACATCCAATTGCGTTGCAATTAGGGGGAGCAGATCCGAAAAAATTAGCAGAAGCTGCGCGAATTGCTGAAGAATTTGGTTATGATGAAATAAATCTCAATGTTGGTTGCCCATCAAATCGTGTTCAGGCAGGTATGTTTGGTGCTTGTTTGATGCTGCATCCTGATATTGTCGCAAGTGCTGTGGAGGCGATAAAAACAGCCGTTAGCGTACCTGTCACTATTAAATGCCGTATTGGTGTGGACGAACAGAATGAAGAATTTGCTTTAGATCTTTTAGCAAATCAAGTTTGGAATGCTGGGTGTGATGCACTTTGGGTCCATGCACGTAAAGCATGGTTACAAGGATTAAGCCCGAAAGAAAATCGTAATATTCCCCCACTAAATTATGAAAGAGTTTATAAGTTAAAACATAAATATTCTCATAAATTCATTGGAATAAATGGTGGAATTAAATCTATTGATGAAATCAAAGAGCATTTGACAGTATGTGATGCGGCCATGGTTGGTAGGCAAGTTTATCATGACCCAACTTTATTAAAATATATTGATTTTGAAATATATGGTGTACCACAGAGCGATCTGAGTGATAGTGATCTTATTGAAGTGATGTGTGATTATGCTAATCAACATATTGCATCAGGAGGGCGGCTTTCTCATATAACACGCCATATGATTGGTCTCTTTCATGGTCGAGATGGAGCACGTCGGTGGCGGCAAATATTATCAAATGATGCAACAAAAACTGATGCAGACGTGCGTGTTTTGAAAAAAGCTTTTGCTGCTCTCGCTTAA
- the glpD gene encoding glycerol-3-phosphate dehydrogenase gives MMKSKIMKTTTHYELFIIGGGINGCGLARDAAGRGFKVGLAEMNDLASGTSSVSTKLIHGGLRYLEHYEFRLVRDALKERETILQMAPHIVRPLRFLLPYHKKLRSAWMLRLGLFIYDYLGNWNQKLWRSRMVNFSKNFCSTLKEEYQRGFEYSDARVDDARLVIANARDAEKQGADIKVRTEVISIKREKEKWLLFLRNKLNNTEYCVTASYIVNMTGPWINHVLANILDCKKNSPVRLVKGSHILVPKLYAHDRAYIFQNGDGRIIFSIPYQEVFTLLGTTDCDYQGDPADVHITDAEIDYLCTAASEYFIQPVLREKIVWTYSGIRPLYDDGASKAQEITRDYVLKEMGTENMPRILNLYGGKITTYRKLAEDAMKFVEKALGKRRGPWTKNSTLPGGDFPYDKLDTIENKIALLIPDLDTFTYRRLARSYGSEALLIFENGKADKGKYFGHGLYEVEVKWLMEKEWAKTCEDVLWRRSKLGLLFNEKEIDALSAYMQDKKTANKIDAHLTL, from the coding sequence ATGATGAAAAGTAAAATTATGAAAACCACAACACATTATGAGCTCTTTATCATTGGTGGAGGAATAAATGGGTGTGGATTGGCAAGAGATGCCGCTGGACGCGGTTTTAAAGTGGGATTGGCGGAAATGAATGATCTTGCTTCAGGAACATCAAGTGTATCGACAAAGCTTATTCACGGTGGTCTTCGTTATCTTGAACACTATGAGTTTAGACTTGTTCGTGATGCTTTGAAAGAACGTGAAACTATTTTGCAAATGGCTCCCCATATTGTGCGTCCTCTTCGTTTTCTTCTCCCTTATCATAAAAAGTTACGCTCCGCTTGGATGTTGCGTTTGGGACTGTTCATTTATGATTATTTAGGGAATTGGAATCAAAAACTATGGCGCAGTAGAATGGTGAATTTTTCAAAAAATTTTTGCTCTACACTAAAGGAAGAGTATCAGAGAGGATTTGAATATTCTGATGCTCGAGTTGATGATGCGCGTTTGGTCATTGCTAATGCTCGTGATGCAGAAAAGCAGGGGGCTGATATAAAAGTACGAACGGAAGTTATTTCTATAAAAAGAGAAAAAGAAAAATGGCTTCTCTTCCTTCGTAATAAATTAAACAATACAGAATATTGTGTTACAGCTTCTTATATTGTGAATATGACGGGGCCTTGGATTAATCATGTTCTAGCAAATATATTAGACTGTAAAAAGAATTCTCCTGTACGTCTTGTTAAGGGATCTCATATTCTGGTTCCTAAGCTTTATGCCCATGATCGTGCTTATATTTTTCAAAATGGTGATGGGCGTATTATATTTTCTATTCCCTATCAGGAAGTGTTTACACTCCTTGGCACAACAGATTGTGACTATCAAGGTGATCCTGCTGATGTTCATATTACAGATGCAGAGATTGATTATCTTTGTACTGCCGCGAGCGAATATTTCATACAACCGGTATTGCGTGAAAAGATTGTCTGGACTTATTCAGGTATTCGTCCACTCTATGATGATGGAGCTTCAAAAGCACAAGAAATTACACGTGATTATGTTTTGAAAGAAATGGGGACAGAAAATATGCCCCGGATTCTTAATCTTTATGGTGGGAAAATTACAACTTATCGCAAGCTGGCTGAAGATGCCATGAAATTTGTTGAAAAAGCACTTGGAAAAAGGCGAGGGCCATGGACAAAAAATTCAACGCTTCCTGGAGGAGATTTTCCATATGATAAGCTGGATACAATTGAAAATAAGATTGCTCTTTTGATTCCAGATTTAGATACTTTCACATACCGTAGACTTGCGCGTTCTTATGGTTCGGAGGCACTGCTGATATTTGAAAACGGTAAAGCAGATAAAGGAAAATATTTTGGACATGGGCTTTATGAAGTCGAAGTCAAATGGTTAATGGAAAAGGAATGGGCTAAAACATGTGAAGATGTGTTATGGCGCCGTTCAAAACTGGGGCTTTTGTTTAATGAGAAAGAAATTGATGCTCTTTCTGCTTACATGCAAGATAAAAAGACAGCAAACAAAATTGATGCTCATTTAACTTTATAA
- the accC gene encoding acetyl-CoA carboxylase biotin carboxylase subunit encodes MIRKILIANRGEIALRVLRACKELGIKTVAVHSTADADAMHVRLADESVCIGPPPARDSYLNVQQIIAACEITGADAVHPGYGFLSENAKFADVLEAHNITFIGPTAAHIRIMGDKIEAKKTAKKLGIPVVPGSDGAVRDETEALRAAREIGYPVIIKASAGGGGRGMKVVYSEQEFAVALKTTRSEAAAAFGDDAVYIEKYLEKPRHIEIQVIGDGAGNAVHLGERDCSLQRRHQKIWEEATSPALNEIERKKIGDIVANACAQLRYRGAGTVEFLYENGEFYFIEMNTRLQVEHPVTEAITGIDLVHEQIHIASGCKLSVTQDEICFSGHAIECRINAEDPLNFTPSPGTITHFHTPGGLGIRVDSGAYSGYRIPPYYDSMIGKLIVHGRTRLECMMRLRRALDEFVVDGIKTTLPLFRDLIENKDIIDGNYNIHWLEKYLSNQSTSPDS; translated from the coding sequence ATGATTCGAAAAATTCTCATCGCTAATCGGGGAGAAATTGCTCTTCGCGTGCTACGCGCTTGCAAAGAACTTGGAATAAAAACTGTAGCCGTTCACTCCACCGCTGACGCCGATGCAATGCATGTTCGTCTTGCTGATGAAAGTGTCTGCATTGGCCCTCCCCCAGCGCGCGATTCTTATTTAAATGTTCAACAAATTATTGCAGCGTGTGAAATTACAGGAGCTGATGCTGTTCATCCCGGCTATGGCTTTCTTTCTGAGAATGCAAAATTTGCAGATGTTTTAGAAGCTCATAATATCACATTTATCGGCCCAACAGCTGCGCATATTCGAATCATGGGCGATAAAATCGAAGCAAAAAAAACTGCTAAGAAACTTGGAATTCCGGTAGTTCCTGGTTCAGATGGAGCTGTTCGTGATGAAACTGAAGCTTTGCGTGCTGCTCGTGAAATTGGTTACCCAGTTATTATTAAAGCTTCTGCCGGTGGTGGTGGACGTGGTATGAAAGTTGTCTATTCTGAACAAGAGTTTGCTGTGGCACTCAAAACAACCCGTTCAGAAGCAGCAGCAGCTTTTGGAGATGATGCAGTTTATATCGAAAAATATTTAGAAAAGCCTCGTCATATTGAAATTCAAGTTATAGGTGATGGAGCGGGAAATGCTGTTCATTTAGGAGAACGCGATTGTTCACTTCAACGACGTCATCAAAAAATATGGGAAGAAGCGACGTCACCTGCGCTTAATGAAATTGAACGGAAAAAAATTGGTGATATTGTGGCCAATGCCTGTGCACAACTTAGATATCGTGGAGCAGGTACTGTTGAGTTTCTTTATGAAAATGGTGAATTCTACTTTATTGAAATGAATACGCGTTTGCAAGTTGAACATCCTGTAACTGAAGCAATTACAGGTATAGATTTGGTCCATGAGCAAATTCATATCGCATCAGGCTGCAAACTTTCAGTAACTCAAGATGAGATTTGCTTCTCTGGTCATGCCATCGAATGTCGTATCAATGCAGAAGATCCCCTTAATTTCACACCATCACCGGGAACTATTACACATTTTCATACTCCTGGAGGTTTGGGCATTCGCGTTGATTCAGGTGCTTATTCTGGTTACCGTATTCCTCCTTATTATGACAGCATGATTGGAAAGCTCATTGTGCATGGACGTACACGTTTAGAATGTATGATGCGTTTACGGCGAGCTTTGGATGAATTTGTAGTCGATGGAATCAAAACAACATTACCTCTTTTTCGTGATCTCATTGAAAATAAAGATATTATAGACGGTAATTACAACATCCATTGGTTAGAAAAATATCTTTCTAACCAATCAACCTCTCCAGATTCGTAG
- a CDS encoding lambda exonuclease family protein yields MEQRTAEWFQARLGKVTASNVYNVFSRTAKGLPTSKYEDYKIKLMTERLTGEISQSYITPSMQWGIEHEEDALKEYEFIYDADVIKCGFIPHPTIETAGASPDGLIGEDGLVEVKCPQSTTHLRFFMYDEIKPEYIAQMQFQMACTGRKWSHFISYNPQFVGRSTGLRMKVKRIHRDDEQIEQLTKAVEVFLAEIEQDMEQILTKAA; encoded by the coding sequence ATGGAACAAAGAACAGCAGAATGGTTTCAAGCAAGATTAGGAAAAGTCACAGCCTCTAATGTTTACAATGTCTTCAGTAGAACAGCCAAAGGATTGCCGACAAGCAAATACGAAGACTACAAAATCAAACTCATGACAGAACGCTTAACAGGGGAAATAAGCCAATCTTATATAACACCATCTATGCAATGGGGGATTGAACATGAAGAGGACGCCCTGAAAGAATATGAATTCATTTATGATGCCGATGTCATAAAATGCGGTTTTATACCACATCCTACCATAGAGACGGCAGGGGCTAGTCCTGATGGCTTGATTGGAGAAGACGGTTTAGTTGAAGTTAAATGTCCACAGTCAACGACGCATCTTCGTTTTTTTATGTATGACGAGATTAAACCTGAATATATAGCGCAGATGCAATTCCAAATGGCTTGTACAGGACGCAAATGGAGTCATTTCATTAGCTATAATCCACAATTTGTAGGCAGATCTACTGGTTTGAGGATGAAAGTCAAACGCATCCACCGTGATGATGAACAAATTGAACAGCTTACTAAAGCAGTCGAGGTCTTTTTAGCAGAAATAGAGCAAGACATGGAGCAGATCTTGACAAAAGCTGCTTAA
- a CDS encoding antA/AntB antirepressor family protein, whose protein sequence is MNTLIKISEQAIGQETVQTVNARELYTFLEVNVRFNDWIARRIEEYDFQENQDFVNFTQKRVKPKSGRPSTEYYITLDMAKELSMVERNEKGRQARRYFIECEKKLKSQSVDYDSDTRFDLPSYWEGMNAGEKVLYLLGPIHMRLIDAFRVDEENRQYKALIKEAKQVLERSVTKAA, encoded by the coding sequence ATGAATACTCTAATTAAAATATCAGAACAAGCTATTGGACAAGAAACAGTTCAAACTGTCAATGCACGCGAATTATATACGTTTTTGGAAGTTAATGTGCGTTTCAATGATTGGATTGCGCGGCGGATAGAAGAGTATGATTTCCAAGAAAATCAAGACTTTGTGAATTTTACTCAAAAAAGAGTAAAACCTAAAAGCGGTCGTCCAAGTACAGAATATTATATCACTCTAGACATGGCGAAAGAACTTTCTATGGTTGAACGCAACGAGAAAGGACGTCAAGCTCGTCGTTACTTTATTGAGTGTGAAAAAAAACTAAAAAGCCAATCTGTTGATTATGATAGTGATACACGTTTTGATTTGCCAAGTTATTGGGAGGGTATGAATGCTGGTGAAAAAGTTTTATATCTTTTAGGTCCAATTCATATGCGTCTTATAGATGCTTTTAGAGTAGACGAAGAAAACAGGCAGTACAAAGCCTTAATCAAAGAAGCGAAACAGGTGTTAGAAAGATCTGTGACAAAAGCTGCTTAG
- a CDS encoding ERF family protein, translating to MSEQNTNLTEVEKTQHLDVEQTAMERILNKALESDVDMDRLERLLDLREKEIKRQNHQSFIHDLSAMQIEYQTITKNAKNNHTKSAYATLDQYIDAVKDTLAKHRFALFSHIKNQTEKNITIEITLSHPSGNQISTEGTFPIDGQGSKNNIQSLGSTITYARRYLLGMLLNVASKEDDKDGNMPEKPAFPEQINEIRRLMIQTKAEEKKILSYANVEKLDDISDQSAQTILHLLKDKQNKQMASTQPQTAV from the coding sequence ATGAGTGAACAAAACACTAACCTAACAGAAGTTGAAAAAACGCAACATTTAGACGTCGAACAAACTGCTATGGAACGCATTTTAAATAAAGCATTAGAAAGTGACGTCGACATGGACCGCTTAGAACGTCTTCTTGATTTAAGAGAAAAAGAAATAAAAAGACAGAACCATCAGAGCTTTATTCATGATCTTTCGGCTATGCAAATCGAATATCAAACAATCACCAAAAATGCTAAAAACAACCATACTAAGAGTGCATATGCAACCCTTGATCAGTATATTGACGCTGTAAAGGACACTCTTGCAAAACACCGCTTCGCTTTGTTTTCTCATATTAAAAATCAAACAGAAAAAAACATTACCATAGAAATAACTCTGTCTCATCCTTCAGGAAATCAAATCTCAACAGAAGGAACATTTCCAATTGATGGACAAGGAAGCAAAAATAATATTCAATCTCTTGGTTCTACGATTACCTATGCACGCAGATATCTGTTAGGCATGCTTCTTAATGTTGCAAGCAAAGAAGACGATAAAGATGGAAATATGCCTGAAAAACCAGCTTTTCCAGAACAGATCAATGAAATCAGAAGACTGATGATACAAACAAAGGCAGAAGAAAAAAAGATACTTTCTTACGCGAATGTCGAAAAGCTTGACGATATCTCTGATCAGAGCGCGCAAACCATTTTGCACCTTTTAAAAGATAAACAAAATAAGCAAATGGCATCAACACAACCACAAACGGCGGTGTGA
- a CDS encoding Rha family transcriptional regulator: MHNLVTTAESTFKNEAIQTMSSREIAELCSKQHKHVMRDIKQMLEELHSKSTEPKFGLSDFSGFYKDSTGRTLPCYHLPKRECLILVSGYSTALRAKIIDRWQQLEQQVVAPQIDYSSPQVMLGVLNYLKNENEQKDNMIAELKPKAMALESLQRHEGLFGLTEVAKILEMQPKQFILFLQQKGWVYRRMANGHLLPYQDKIQKGLMDCPTITIQTSGGINKVIPSAKITTKGIGVLSQELKRQSMH; the protein is encoded by the coding sequence ATGCATAATCTTGTCACAACAGCAGAAAGTACTTTTAAGAACGAAGCTATTCAAACCATGTCGAGTCGTGAAATTGCAGAGTTGTGTAGTAAACAACATAAACACGTTATGCGTGATATTAAGCAAATGCTTGAAGAGCTACACTCTAAAAGTACTGAGCCCAAATTTGGGCTGAGTGATTTTTCTGGATTTTACAAGGATTCAACAGGTCGTACTCTTCCTTGTTACCATCTTCCCAAACGTGAATGTTTAATCCTCGTCTCAGGTTATAGCACTGCATTACGAGCAAAGATTATTGATCGTTGGCAACAATTAGAACAGCAAGTAGTGGCACCGCAAATCGATTACTCTAGTCCACAAGTCATGTTAGGGGTTTTAAATTATCTCAAAAATGAGAATGAACAAAAAGACAATATGATTGCAGAATTAAAACCAAAGGCAATGGCTCTTGAAAGTTTACAGCGCCATGAGGGTCTTTTCGGTCTTACTGAAGTTGCTAAAATACTCGAAATGCAACCAAAACAGTTCATTCTCTTCTTACAGCAAAAGGGTTGGGTCTATCGACGCATGGCAAATGGGCATCTGTTGCCTTATCAAGACAAAATCCAAAAAGGTCTGATGGATTGTCCTACCATCACTATTCAAACGTCTGGCGGAATAAATAAAGTCATTCCTTCAGCAAAAATCACAACAAAAGGCATTGGTGTGCTTTCTCAAGAACTTAAAAGACAAAGCATGCATTAA
- a CDS encoding antA/AntB antirepressor family protein, whose product MNTLIKISEKVIEQETVQTVDARDLHAFLESKQDFSTWIKKRIIAYSFLEKQDFIRFHKKMEANNAIVIEYHLTLDMAKELSMVERNEKGRQARRYFIECEKKLRNQAVDYNNDTRFDLPSHWEGMNAGEKVLYFLGPIHMRLIDAFRVDEENRQYKALIKEAKQVLARSIVKAA is encoded by the coding sequence ATGAACACTTTAATTAAAATATCAGAAAAAGTTATTGAACAGGAAACAGTTCAAACGGTTGATGCACGTGACCTGCATGCTTTTTTAGAGAGCAAACAAGACTTTTCTACTTGGATAAAGAAACGCATAATTGCTTATTCTTTTCTTGAAAAACAAGACTTTATTCGCTTCCACAAAAAAATGGAAGCGAACAATGCCATAGTAATAGAATACCACCTTACCTTAGATATGGCAAAAGAACTCTCAATGGTTGAGAGGAATGAGAAAGGCAGGCAAGCCCGTCGTTACTTTATTGAGTGTGAGAAAAAGTTAAGAAACCAAGCTGTTGATTATAATAATGATACACGCTTTGATTTACCAAGCCATTGGGAGGGTATGAATGCTGGTGAAAAAGTTTTGTATTTTTTAGGCCCAATTCATATGCGCCTTATTGATGCTTTTAGAGTAGACGAAGAAAACAGGCAATACAAAGCTTTAATTAAAGAAGCTAAACAAGTGTTAGCAAGATCTATCGTGAAAGCTGCTTAG
- the accB gene encoding acetyl-CoA carboxylase biotin carboxyl carrier protein, producing MVTKKNDAEKHTSIDTKIIRDLAEILNDTNLTNIELEQNGLRICVSRQNTSAAPEQTIYAPIPAPTFSVTSPPSTITETPTQEDKSKNTVTSPMVGTAYLAPSPGAQSFVEIGQSVSEGETLLIIEAMKTMNQIPSPRSGTVTTIFVKNGQPVEFGEPLVVVE from the coding sequence ATGGTAACAAAAAAAAATGACGCGGAAAAACATACCTCAATTGATACGAAAATTATTCGTGACCTTGCTGAAATTTTAAATGATACAAATTTAACAAATATTGAACTAGAACAAAATGGACTTCGTATTTGTGTATCGCGTCAAAATACCTCAGCTGCTCCTGAACAAACAATTTATGCCCCTATTCCTGCTCCTACTTTTTCAGTAACTTCTCCTCCTAGCACAATAACAGAAACTCCTACACAAGAAGACAAATCAAAAAATACAGTAACGTCTCCTATGGTTGGAACCGCCTATCTAGCGCCTTCACCAGGTGCACAGTCTTTTGTAGAAATAGGACAAAGTGTTTCTGAAGGAGAAACTTTACTTATTATTGAAGCAATGAAAACAATGAATCAAATTCCATCACCACGCTCAGGCACGGTAACCACTATTTTTGTTAAAAATGGCCAACCCGTTGAGTTTGGTGAACCACTTGTCGTTGTTGAATAA